From the genome of Mixophyes fleayi isolate aMixFle1 chromosome 2, aMixFle1.hap1, whole genome shotgun sequence, one region includes:
- the ZRSR2 gene encoding U2 small nuclear ribonucleoprotein auxiliary factor 35 kDa subunit-related protein 2, translating to MVTSQRIAERSLIAHAQYELGGIVSRLPYSRCRSAKERKMAASVLGSLEPVHLNHKKIRAMLKKERRRKKRQALAKLREAEENKEEPLAEDEEEDEMQHEIERQRLHEEWLLREQKAQEEFLLQKEKEEADRKQEAEVRRLIDEWRQQEMEERAKEPEEVKRREREEAVQKMLDEAESQLENGGTWHNPEAPDGFGTEKDRDNCPFYLKTGACRFGERCSRRHCYPSSSPTLLIRGMFVTFGMEQCRRDDYDTDASLEYGDEEIYQQFLDFYADVVPEFKSVGKVIQFKVSCNCEPHLRGNVYVQYQTEEECLQAFTLFNGRWYAARQLQCEFSPVIRWRSAICGLFERQKCPRGKHCNFLHVFRNPNNEFWEASRDLNMSPDRSNFSERRDRTGRSDDHWITRRHHSPSLDSKRNGDSSRRKISHHKSKKKHSAHRSRSRERRSRSRGREKHKHKIHSRHSRSESHSRKRRSRSRSRSSARSSVRKRRSRSRSRSSGRKRRSRSRSRSSGRKRRSRSRSRSSGRKRRSRSRSRSSVGKRRSRSRSRSSVGKRRSRSRSRSSGRKSRSHSRSRSHGKKTRSRSRSRSLGRKNSSHGKKKSRSRSRSRSSGKKSRSRSRSRSYGRRWSKSPTIHT from the exons ccACAAGAAAATCAGGGCTATGTTAAAGAAAGAAAGACGGAGAAAGAAGAGACAAGCTCTTGCAAAATTAAGAGAAGCAG AAGAGAACAAAGAGGAGCCTTTGGCTGAGGATGAAGAGGAAGATGAAATGCAGCATGAGATTGAAAG ACAGAGGCTTCATGAAGAATGGCTGCTCCGAGAACAGAAGGCTCAGGAAGAATTCTTACTTCAAAAGGAAAAAGAGGAGGCAGACAGAAAACAGGAGGCGGAAGTG AGAAGGCTGATAGACGAATGGAGACAACAGGAAATGGAGGAGAGAGCCAAAGAGCCGGAAGAagtgaagaggagagagagagag GAAGCTGTGCAGAAGATGCTGGATGAAGCAGAGAGCCAG CTAGAAAATGGTGGTACTTGGCACAATCCAGAGGCACCAGACGGATTTGGCACAGAAAAAGATCGAGATAATTGCCCATTCTATCTGAAAACTGGTGCCTGTAGGTTTGGTGAAAG GTGCTCCCGTaggcactgctacccctcttccaGCCCAACGCTGCTCATCCGTGGTATGTTTGTAACGTTTGGGATGGAACAATGTAGGCGGGATGATTACGATACAGATGCCAGTCTGGAATACGGAGATGAAGAAATTTACCAGCAGTTTTTAGACTTTTACGCTGATGTTGTACCTGAATTTAAGAGTGTGGGCAAGGTCATCCAATTCAAG GTTAGCTGCAATTGTGAACCTCATTTAAGAGGAAATGTATACGTCCAGTACCAAac GGAAGAAGAATGCTTGCAGGCCTTTACCCTATTCAACGGGCGGTGGTATGCGGCGCGTCAGCTTCAGTGTGAGTTCTCCCCCGTCATCAGGTGGAGATCGGCTATATGTG gGTTATTTGAAAGGCAAAAATGTCCTCGAGGAAAACATTGTAATTTCCTGCATGTCTTCAGGAACCCAAATAATGAATTCTGGGAGGCCAGCAGAGACCTTAATATGTCACCAGACAGGAGTAACTTCTCTGAGAGAAGGGATCGGACAGGGCGATCCGATGACCATTGGATCACTAGGAGACACCATAGCCCCAGCCTAGATTCCAAAAGAAATGGGGATTCTAGCAGAAGAAAAATCAGCCACCACAAAAGCAAGAAGAAACACAGTGCCCATAGGTCAAGAAGCCGAGAAAGGCGGTCACGCAGCAGAGGCAGAGAGAAACACAAGCACAAAATCCATAGCCGTCATTCTAGATCAGAAAGCCACAGTCGAAAGCGCAGAAGTCGTTCTAGATCCAGGAGCAGTGCCAGGAGCAGTGTCAGAAAGCGCAGAAGTCGTTCTAGATCCAGAAGCAGTGGCAGAAAGCGCAGAAGTCGTTCTAGATCCAGAAGCAGTGGCAGAAAGCGCAGAAGTCGTTCTAGATCCAGAAGCAGTGGCAGAAAGCGCAGAAGTCGTTCTAGATCCAGAAGCAGTGTCGGAAAGCGCAGAAGTCGTTCTAGATCCAGAAGCAGTGTCGGCAAGCGCAGAAGTCGTTCTAGATCCAGAAGCAGTGGCAGAAAGAGCAGAAGTCATTCTAGATCCAGAAGTCATGGCAAAAAGACCAGAAGTCGTTCTAGATCCAGAAGCCTTGGTAGAAAGAACAGTAGTCATGGTAAAAAAAAGAGCAGAAGTCGTTCTAGATCCAGGAGCAGTGGCAAAAAGAGCAGAAGTCGTTCTAGATCCAGAAGCTATGGCAGAAGATGGTCAAAAAGCCCTACGATACATACATAG